The Deltaproteobacteria bacterium genome segment GTAAAGTTGAGCGGGGAAGCAACGCTTCAATGGGTGGGAGAAAATTTTGAGAAGTTGAACGGGCAGGCCTGGGCTTTGTTGCAGCGGGGGGAAATTCAGGGGATTCCCAACCCTCGGCTTCCTTTTCCCTTAGCTCTATTGGAAACGGTTCGCGCTGAAATTCAAATCCAGGAAGGAAATCTACGAGTGAAACGGCTGGTGGGTTCGGGAAAAGATTTGAAAGAAATCGTTCTAAAAGATTTCCAAATTCCACTTTCCGGCTTAGAAAAAGGCGCATTCCCGGACCTGAGCCTATTATTCCAACTTCCCTCAAAATAACCGATCAACAAACTTGACGGCTTCGTAAAAAGTCTGAAAATACGTCTTTCTGTCATTCCGGCGCAAGCCGGAACCCAGTTAAGCCCCCTCACCCTTCTCCTCTCCCCCGTGGGGGCCTCTTTTACCGCCCGCTTCGCCGAAAAAGCATAGCAACTAAGTTATTTCCCTTTTCGAAAAAATATGATATAAAAGATAAAAATGCCGATGAGGAGCAGGAAAGGGGATTAATGCCTTTTCAACACGGCCGGCGGTTCAATTATGTTTTCGTAATTCTTATCTGTTTCGTTCTTTCAATGCTAACTGGTTGCAGCAAGGAGGCCAAAAAAGAGCGCCATTGGGGAAGGGGAGAAAAATATTTTTCAGAAAATAAATTCAAAGAAGCAATTATTGAATATAAAAATGTCCTCCAGATCGAACCCAAGGATGCCAAGGCGCGTTACAAATTGGGCCTCGCCTATTTGAAGGCGGGGCAATTTCGAGAGGCTTTTTCTGAATTTACCAAGAGTGTTGATGTAGACCCGGAACTATTGGATGCCCGCATTCAATTAGGGAACCTATATCTTCTATCACGAGAGCCTCTTGCAAAAGTCTCAGAAAAGGATTTCGAAAAATCTTTTCCGGAGGAACTTGAGAGCATCGGGTACAGGTTTTTGAATCTCAGTTCCTTCAGAAGCCTTCTCGATGATGGGTTTCTATCCACTGGGCATATAGGCCTCCCGTACGCAACCTTCTTTTGGCAGCTTAAAGGTCTTAACCTACGAGCTTGATCAAATGATCCGCAAAGAGGGCCATGACGCCAAACATCAAATGAAGCTTCACTTTCTCATAACCCCGGACCCTTACATTTTTCCCGCCAAATTCTTCTTTCAGCCGGCTGTTGAATCGCTCAGACACCGTCCGCTCGTTATAACGAATGGCTTCATGGGGAGCCATAGGAAGGATTTCTTTCCCCCGCGGATTCTTGTCGATCAAGGGCACATGTCCCAACCCCCGGCTGACTTCATAGATCGGCTGGGCATCATAAGCAGAATCCATGAGGTCCTATAAATAGTCCACCTTGCTGCTGGTTATCTTCATCAAAGGAATGGCCACCTGACTATCATGGACCGAGGCAGAAGTCAAAACCACACTGACCGGAAACCCACAGTCATTGACATCGGCATGAAACTTAAAACCGACCCAGGTTTCAAGGTAGCCTTGAGCGTTTTTCTTGGCCCCCACGTCGCAACCTACGGGAATCTCTTGCAAAGATTCTTGGACCTCTTGGGTCACCTGACGGACCAAACGACTCTCCGGCTTGGGCTCGCGGATTTCTCCCCGGCCCGGACGGCCTCTCTTGCGAGGAGCCGCCTTTTCCTTCTTGGGCTTGGGGACCGGCTTTTCTCGCCCGGCGATGGCCGTGGAGTCCCGAGAAATATGACCAAGCAACTCCGATTGCAGATTGGTTTTGACCAGCAGGTCATGAACGCGGTCGCCCAACCCACTGCCCGCAAACTCCTGAAAAGCCCGGGAAAACGTCGCTTCCGAAGGAATGTCGGACCTTTTCGCAAAACCGCAAATCTGCCGTATGTTGGGAGTTTCTTGTAATGCCGTTATCAACGAACGAGTCGTCGGATAGTTGTAAACCACCTTGGCCACAAAGGCACGGGCGATGGCCTCTCGTTCCAAGACCTTTCGTCCCATCCATTGATGGGTGGCCGTCTTGGGCACAGACCTCTCGACTTGAACGATTTCCAGAATTTGGATCAATTGCTTTTGCTTCTCGGTTAATGGCGTTCCCGAACATTCCTCCAAATACGGAAATAAACTCCGTTGCAGCGTGCCCATTAACCATGATATTGTTTCTCTGAGCTTCATTGGTTCTCCTTGTATTATTTTTTTGTCAAAAAAACTATAACACGGAAGAACCCTTGAAGCTCACCCCTTTTACTGCTTATTTACACTTTTGCAAGAGGCTCACCGTATAAGTAAATAGGTTAGATCAGGTTAAAATGTGGAAGGGAGTCTTCAAGATTTGGCTCCGGAACCCCTTTCTTCAGAAGATGCCCAGCAACTCATCCGGCAGATCCTCACCGATGAACAGTGGCATAATTTTTTCCCCCGGGAGTATCACCCTCAAATTCTGGTTCAACTTTCCTATAATTTGAGGGCCATCATTTGTCAGCGACTGATTCCCACAGAATCCGGGAAGCGCCTTCCCGTGCTGGAGATTCTCATTAATACCGCCTTTGCCCAGGAACTTATCCAGAAGGGGGAACTCGGACAATTAAAGAAAGTGATGGAATCAGGCAAACAAGAGGGTATGCAAACCTTTGACCTCCACCTGAAAGAGCTT includes the following:
- a CDS encoding type IV pili twitching motility protein PilT, with the translated sequence MAPEPLSSEDAQQLIRQILTDEQWHNFFPREYHPQILVQLSYNLRAIICQRLIPTESGKRLPVLEILINTAFAQELIQKGELGQLKKVMESGKQEGMQTFDLHLKEL